The proteins below are encoded in one region of Mangifera indica cultivar Alphonso chromosome 7, CATAS_Mindica_2.1, whole genome shotgun sequence:
- the LOC123221721 gene encoding uncharacterized protein LOC123221721 isoform X2 gives MNHLNPTPIILSVALAFLTINLHASQPSIYDHLKSHGLPIGLFPKGITDYYVDPASGFFQINLTQPCNAKYENQLHYDFNVSGQLSYGKIGELSGVTQQELFLWFPVKGIRVDVPSSGLIYFDVGVVDKQFSLSLFEYPRDCTAVDPDDHHDHDDDDHGSKDNSMSLGFEVGQGDKLRAVS, from the exons ATGAATCACCTAAACCCAACCCCAATTATCCTCTCAGTCGCCCTCGCTTTCCTCACGATCAACCTTCACGCATCGCAGCCGTCTATTTACGACCACCTCAAATCTCACGGCCTCCCCATCGGCCTCTTCCCCAAGGGCATCACAGATTATTACGTCGACCCAGCTTCCGGCTTCTTCCAAATCAACTTGACTCAGCCTTGTAATGCCAAGTACGAAAATCAGCTTCACTACGATTTTAATGTGTCCGGGCAGTTGAGTTATGGGAAGATCGGGGAATTATCCGGTGTGACACAGCAAGAACTTTTTTTGTGGTTCCCCGTTAAGGGGATACGTGTCGATGTCCCGAGCTCCGGGCTGATTTATTTCGATGTTGGGGTTGTTGACAAGCAGTTTTCGCTTTCATTGTTTGAGTATCCTCGTGATTGCACGGCGGTTGATCCTGATGATCATCACgatcatgatgatgatgatcatggTTCTAAG GATAACTCTATGAGTCTTGGGTTTGAAGTCGGTCAGGGAGACAAACTAAGGGCTGTTTCATAA
- the LOC123221721 gene encoding uncharacterized protein LOC123221721 isoform X1, producing MNHLNPTPIILSVALAFLTINLHASQPSIYDHLKSHGLPIGLFPKGITDYYVDPASGFFQINLTQPCNAKYENQLHYDFNVSGQLSYGKIGELSGVTQQELFLWFPVKGIRVDVPSSGLIYFDVGVVDKQFSLSLFEYPRDCTAVDPDDHHDHDDDDHGSKQFQDNSMSLGFEVGQGDKLRAVS from the exons ATGAATCACCTAAACCCAACCCCAATTATCCTCTCAGTCGCCCTCGCTTTCCTCACGATCAACCTTCACGCATCGCAGCCGTCTATTTACGACCACCTCAAATCTCACGGCCTCCCCATCGGCCTCTTCCCCAAGGGCATCACAGATTATTACGTCGACCCAGCTTCCGGCTTCTTCCAAATCAACTTGACTCAGCCTTGTAATGCCAAGTACGAAAATCAGCTTCACTACGATTTTAATGTGTCCGGGCAGTTGAGTTATGGGAAGATCGGGGAATTATCCGGTGTGACACAGCAAGAACTTTTTTTGTGGTTCCCCGTTAAGGGGATACGTGTCGATGTCCCGAGCTCCGGGCTGATTTATTTCGATGTTGGGGTTGTTGACAAGCAGTTTTCGCTTTCATTGTTTGAGTATCCTCGTGATTGCACGGCGGTTGATCCTGATGATCATCACgatcatgatgatgatgatcatggTTCTAAG CAATTTCAGGATAACTCTATGAGTCTTGGGTTTGAAGTCGGTCAGGGAGACAAACTAAGGGCTGTTTCATAA